One genomic segment of Sander lucioperca isolate FBNREF2018 chromosome 10, SLUC_FBN_1.2, whole genome shotgun sequence includes these proteins:
- the pycard gene encoding apoptosis-associated speck-like protein containing a CARD, translating into MAPKTIKKAISDALEDLSPENLEKFRVHLIDRRDEPRVRRNRVAGKNFLEIADVLVTHFTEAKAPAVAVEILNDIGCAADASSLEEETVGQSSKLGSSGTATPSPGPTGVNTTADGKHFVDKHRIKLIERVSNIAAILDELLEEDVIQEETYDKIRVLPTCQDKMRELYSGPLKAGGIKGKDKFYTILEKKERFLVDELKEMK; encoded by the exons ATGGCCCCTAAAACCATTAAAAAGGCTATATCCGACGCGTTGGAGGACCTGTCACCGGAGAACCTCGAAAAGTTCCGCGTCCATCTTATTGACCGCAGAGACGAACCACGGGTCAGACGCAACAGGGTGGCGGGTAAAAACTTTTTAGAAATCGCTGACGTCCTGGTTACACATTTCACCGAGGCTAAAGCTCCTGCAGTGGCTGTGGAGATATTGAACGATATTGGGTGCGCCGCGGATGCCTCCAGTCTAG AGGAAGAGACGGTTGGACAGTCCTCAAAACTTGGTTCCAGTGGCA CTGCAACACCCTCACCTGGACCAACTGGAGTGAATACCACGGCCGACG GCAAGCACTTTGTGGATAAACACAGAATCAAGCTGATCGAGAGAGTGAGCAACATTGCAGCCATTTTGGATGAGCTCCTCGAGGAGGATGTCATCCAAGAAGAGACGTATGATAAAATCAGGGTTCTGCCTACCTGTCAGGATAAGATGAGGGAGCTCTACTCTGGTCCCCTGAAAGCTGGTGGAATAAAGGGCAAAGATAAATTCTACACCATCCTTGAGAAAAAGGAGCGGTTTCTAGTTGATGAGCTCAAGGAAATGAAGTGA